Proteins encoded within one genomic window of Formosa agariphila KMM 3901:
- a CDS encoding MFS transporter → MNKLSNSVLYLMSFSAGLVVANLYYNQPLLHQIAVDFGVTESQVSHVALSTQLGYAFGLFFIVPLGDKLSNHKILQFDFILMVISLLVAATAGSLWVLIVSSFFIGFTSSLPQLFVPMAAQLSDDKGRGRAIGIVMSGLLIGILGSRVISGFIGEQFGWRTMYFGATALMVLLFVLLRFKLPRLNPDFKGTYKDLFQSIVFYFKTEPELRLASLRGALSFAGLSVFWTTLVFLMEDEFGYGSTITGLFGLLGMVGALGATVVGKLNDKLPKNRIILFSTLLLIVSWGVFLVSGHSIFGLIVGVILVDLGMQALHITNQNIIFSRNPEGRNRVNTIYMVSFFIGGAIGTTLGALAWEHYKWIGVSVLGLVLSILILVVHLLYKKRV, encoded by the coding sequence ATGAATAAACTTAGTAATTCAGTATTATATTTAATGAGCTTTTCGGCTGGTTTAGTAGTTGCAAATTTGTACTACAACCAGCCGTTGCTACATCAAATAGCCGTAGATTTTGGTGTGACAGAATCTCAAGTCAGTCATGTGGCATTGAGCACACAGTTGGGGTATGCCTTTGGTTTATTTTTTATTGTGCCGTTAGGCGATAAATTATCGAACCATAAAATATTACAATTCGATTTTATACTTATGGTCATTTCATTATTAGTGGCCGCTACAGCAGGTTCCCTTTGGGTGCTTATTGTAAGTAGTTTTTTTATCGGTTTCACGTCTTCGTTGCCCCAGCTTTTTGTGCCTATGGCCGCACAGTTAAGCGACGATAAAGGCCGTGGCCGAGCTATTGGTATTGTAATGAGTGGTTTATTAATCGGGATTTTAGGAAGTCGTGTTATTAGTGGTTTTATAGGAGAACAATTTGGTTGGCGAACCATGTATTTTGGGGCGACCGCCTTAATGGTTTTACTCTTTGTTTTACTTCGGTTTAAGTTACCAAGACTAAATCCTGATTTTAAAGGAACTTATAAAGATTTGTTTCAGTCTATTGTATTCTATTTTAAAACCGAACCAGAATTACGCTTGGCATCGCTTCGAGGCGCGTTGTCTTTTGCGGGTTTAAGTGTGTTCTGGACAACTTTAGTTTTCTTAATGGAAGATGAATTTGGGTACGGAAGTACCATTACTGGATTATTCGGATTGTTAGGAATGGTAGGCGCATTGGGTGCAACCGTGGTAGGAAAACTGAATGATAAATTACCAAAGAACCGTATTATTCTATTTTCAACATTACTTTTAATTGTGTCTTGGGGTGTTTTTCTTGTGTCCGGACATTCAATTTTTGGCTTAATTGTGGGTGTGATTTTAGTCGATTTAGGTATGCAAGCGCTTCATATTACCAATCAGAATATAATATTTTCTAGAAATCCGGAAGGACGAAACCGTGTTAATACTATTTATATGGTGTCCTTTTTTATAGGTGGTGCTATCGGGACAACCTTAGGTGCCTTGGCTTGGGAACATTACAAATGGATAGGTGTTTCTGTTTTAGGATTGGTACTTTCTATTTTGATTTTAGTGGTTCATCTGCTTTACAAAAAACGAGTTTAA
- a CDS encoding DEAD/DEAH box helicase, with protein sequence MSFKKILPVLKETLDHLEFDGPTPLQKKVLSTIKSGANVFGIGAEGSGKSTAIVLSVIQKLKGEAVGDAPRAIVLVKDKAEALALKEKFEVFSSGTDLRVYCIYDEHKIEAQRDEIYVGTDILIATVKRLNKLYFLNSIHLADVQLICIEDAQFLIRQKTYDEVCRLAESVDKCQYVVFADAFDSRLTRFEEAFMFDAYKFKV encoded by the coding sequence ATGTCTTTTAAAAAAATACTTCCTGTTCTTAAAGAAACGCTTGACCATTTAGAATTTGATGGTCCAACACCACTTCAGAAAAAAGTATTGTCTACTATAAAAAGTGGAGCAAATGTTTTCGGAATAGGAGCAGAAGGTAGTGGTAAATCTACGGCTATTGTGTTAAGTGTTATTCAAAAATTAAAAGGAGAAGCTGTTGGCGATGCGCCTCGAGCTATTGTTTTAGTGAAGGATAAAGCAGAAGCCTTGGCTTTAAAAGAGAAGTTTGAAGTGTTTTCTTCGGGAACAGATTTACGTGTGTATTGTATTTACGACGAACATAAAATAGAAGCGCAACGTGATGAAATTTATGTAGGAACAGACATTTTAATTGCGACTGTTAAGCGATTAAATAAATTGTATTTCTTAAATAGTATTCATTTAGCCGATGTACAATTAATTTGTATTGAAGATGCTCAGTTCTTAATCAGACAAAAAACGTACGATGAGGTTTGTCGTTTAGCAGAAAGTGTAGATAAATGCCAATATGTTGTTTTTGCAGATGCTTTCGATTCTCGATTAACACGATTTGAAGAAGCCTTCATGTTCGATGCCTATAAGTTTAAGGTGTAA
- a CDS encoding DUF445 domain-containing protein, producing MKKNRLGNRSLAIAVICMVGCLVLKYFHIYEGDWLDILLAGFEAAVVGGVADWFAVRALFQEIPIPIVKKHTNIIVKSREKLSAGIVDLVNNEWLSKDMIRDKISTVSLAKPIVDYLLEDDNQEAIRKTLKPELEALVLKLDQDDVVHTLEGIIRPALKGNNLAAPLGNLLKQTVENKDHYGILQVFLDVLKDKIASDSTLEFLVTEVQVLVNKQKEGSQIKGWLVGAGQLFGAIKPQRIAEGIQDQLIQLIHDIQEDPEQHKIIVALDAQLYDYGERLTSGDEKAQADVNQFGEQFLERLLDSGIVKQGLTRLKVMVKAHLFEDENEYTELIRDKVNTMLLSFQNDDSKIKQTDLWLKSTLLQLIDTHHHKIGELVGESLQKLSNVELVKQIESKVGEDLQYIRLNGAIVGGIVGMLIMIVKIYVLGIY from the coding sequence ATGAAAAAAAATAGATTAGGAAATCGCTCCTTGGCCATTGCGGTAATTTGCATGGTGGGTTGTTTGGTTTTAAAATATTTTCATATCTATGAAGGCGATTGGTTAGACATTTTACTAGCTGGTTTCGAAGCTGCAGTTGTTGGTGGTGTTGCCGATTGGTTTGCTGTTCGTGCCTTGTTTCAGGAAATTCCTATTCCTATAGTTAAAAAGCACACCAATATTATTGTAAAAAGTCGAGAGAAGTTATCGGCTGGAATTGTCGATTTGGTGAATAACGAATGGTTGTCTAAGGATATGATTCGTGATAAAATCTCTACGGTATCTTTAGCAAAACCTATAGTCGATTATTTATTGGAAGACGATAATCAGGAAGCCATAAGAAAAACCTTAAAACCGGAATTAGAAGCTTTGGTTTTAAAATTAGATCAAGATGATGTTGTTCATACGCTAGAAGGCATTATAAGACCAGCTTTAAAAGGTAATAATTTAGCAGCACCTCTTGGTAATCTATTAAAGCAGACGGTTGAGAATAAAGATCATTACGGTATTCTTCAAGTATTTCTAGATGTATTAAAGGACAAAATAGCCTCAGATTCTACTTTAGAATTTTTAGTTACCGAAGTTCAAGTCTTAGTTAACAAACAAAAAGAAGGTTCTCAAATTAAAGGTTGGCTTGTTGGAGCAGGTCAATTATTCGGAGCAATAAAACCACAACGCATTGCCGAAGGTATTCAGGATCAATTAATTCAACTTATACACGATATTCAAGAAGACCCCGAACAACATAAAATTATTGTTGCTTTAGATGCGCAGCTTTACGATTATGGTGAACGTTTAACTTCTGGAGATGAAAAAGCACAAGCCGATGTGAATCAGTTTGGAGAACAATTTTTAGAACGATTACTGGATTCTGGCATTGTAAAACAAGGGTTAACACGCTTAAAAGTGATGGTTAAAGCGCATCTGTTCGAAGACGAAAACGAGTACACCGAGTTAATCCGTGATAAGGTAAACACCATGTTGCTATCTTTTCAGAATGATGATTCAAAGATTAAACAAACCGACTTGTGGTTAAAATCTACTTTACTTCAGCTTATCGATACCCATCATCATAAAATAGGGGAGCTGGTTGGCGAAAGCTTACAGAAATTATCGAATGTAGAATTGGTAAAACAAATAGAAAGTAAGGTTGGAGAAGATCTTCAGTATATACGTTTAAACGGTGCCATTGTTGGTGGTATCGTTGGAATGCTGATTATGATTGTTAAAATCTATGTATTGGGGATTTATTAA